The following are from one region of the Neurospora crassa OR74A linkage group III, whole genome shotgun sequence genome:
- the atrx gene encoding ATRX — protein sequence MAELNENEPFHWDVERVVKELCTPERTWDAPAPHKLPDPERLAFKLRELDIDGETLLMYPDEYGWPTFWEMLGIKKLAHHLSIGKAIKQFRETSTLYYRQRRDIDLPKGLLSTTPAIKPDPLDPSEPTPPLVDNSIPEPTAAAIDGPVSEPSPAGVGNAATDASPAIVNNTAVEANSVMLNDAASEPTPGVVSAPASETAPVMTGSAAVAPTPMEGVISQHAAPAEQAQDVQMSGIPDRSPESPEKRALGNGLRQDTEEVSRDPERPLKKRRIAPTIVSTVAPAQARSFIPTEGDMFYHPLLDIPSSQTGASQTGASQTGASQTGASFRSATLPTSTFLSDANFDRFLDVDDSKFSYLGSSALRSEDIASLPYNFESDDDGDDKEASEEFTWVRSGAVPPARALQVARVMRKFFRKRSPFVNEDEEVVLDFGEDDDGMSVDSETYREYEQEEQERKAHQSMHGSTQLSEVQAEEAIEDAIQRLEVSWEKIKKPKFERRAWKIWQDARRNRTRLSLITFAKNQLRSLEVRLENMEKELLIQKWFKEDKIEAKVEGFLEESVYDRKYQTWLLNLLENPHEPPKPSTLPRLKPEPKKERETLASDEELLTSDSEEEDQFIEDDLSPVDQMVIDPKETIPSIRPSTPVRPLNPSTEENSTNQIPEEEAEKEEDTTARPSAVDDETGTVNKVEPTTPQRIIHTIPAEPIEILSSPSDVDQLANVPPLTDVDTIGKLGTQFWAKHRDGERLVIAALWSWSPLRQSEIFDTIQDRGDKETWKEHIQPLIDRAATGISRIDVDPDSISLILALLFLTYSDFSEGRLKIRSTTLRCVTCQKLHREYLRFGEFFNFLQNCIRYFRSEPKSPTPMEMTSAESPEATQDIPMDITSESEHMDTDLEELSSQFPLSSAKKGRRPKHDEKAKKLRVDSKALLKQMDERRKLLRAKLAETGSVPSDKSRLIINETKESDDLPLIYVHEEIGGRIKDHQIDGVRFMWDQIVVESNSRQGCLLAHTMGLGKTMQVITLLVAIAEASQSDDPRVVAQIPKDLRVGRPLILCPSGLVENWIDEICKWAPKDILGTITKIDASTVPPSERVLLIKEWARSRGVLVMGYELFRSLVSGNEDNVAELLHSSPSIVICDEAHRFKNKTSKLYAVVQDFHTMSRIATTGSPLTRNVMDYYSMINWVAPNYLSDVGEFNQKYAEPISLGLHADSTDAQKRLARERLQILKAIVAPKVNRKDIQVLVDELPQKREFILTIQMTKVQRDAYQEYLETAQRNKGNDLYRTACVWGLIASLKLLLAHPKIFRSKMEERLSTNPALVKGKQRITNDEDPESDEVDEPLDLSRDTLRNVLAKVSIRGIDDIVHSTKVTVLLQILKECKQIGDKVLVFSQSIPTLNFLQDLFKLKKINYRKLDGKTPVSQRQAAVKEFNAVDSLDVYLISTRAGGVGLNIPGANRVVLFDFGFTPAEEQQAVGRAYRIGQEKKVFVYHLKVGGTYETAIHNLAIFKRQLSERVVDKKKPIPTSTRMREYFITPPENLEQKDLSAVKGLDPAVLDKVLASAECGSIIREIDSTETFEREEVYEFTAEQHRELNKQIELEELRINNPEEYYKRQMPTGSGFALPSLPPNLVAALNPILGTNTHYKVAEAARKPATLKAPEIIPKPRKPEDTTPKLLEALGEVHRKLRDEGYDMSIHPQDLVMQINSECDRQDMAAGTLPRMDKLRSLCKAVTESTRFGEALLAGYLTPNEAVAMGMAQMKAKIAEFQTMTDDCFKQELWARHKASHASKSTADVTVKTETTKMRPPLAESDAIDGIARSSSTSTTTKATPSRTLTEEIERKKKKKKKKEERKKHKRRLQPGGTADMPLVIDDD from the exons CGACAAAGGAGGGATATCGACCTTCCGAAAGGTCTGCTGAGTACGACTCCGGCCATCAAGCCGGATCCTCTGGATCCCTCTGAGCCGACACCTCCTCTTGTCGATAATTCCATCCCAGAGCCAACTGCCGCGGCGATCGATGGCCCGGTCTCTGAGCCAAGTCCTGCGGGAGTCGGCAATGCAGCTACGGATGCAAGTCCTGCTATAGTCAACAACACAGCTGTGGAAGCGAACTCTGTTATGCTCAATGATGCCGCTTCCGAGCCAACTCCTGGTGTGGTCAGCGCTCCCGCTTCTGAGACTGCTCCTGTCATGACAGGTTCTGCTGCCGTCGCGCCGACGCCGATGGAGGGTGTCATAAGTCAGCACGCCGCCCCTGCAGAGCAAGCGCAGGATGTTCAAATGTCCGGTATTCCTGACCGGTCACCAGAATCACCAGAGAAGCGCGCTTTAGGCAACGGCCTTCGGCAAGATACCGAGGAGGTCTCGAGGGACCCGGAGCGCCCTcttaaaaagaggaggatcgCTCCCACCATTGTATCGACAGTTGCCCCAGCTCAAGCGAGGTCATTTATCCCCACAGAAGGTGACATGTTCTACCACCCTTTGCTCGATATTCCATCCTCTCAGACTGGAGCCTCTCAGACTGGAGCCTCTCAGACTGGAGCCTCTCAGACTGGAGCTTCTTTCCGTTCAGCTACCCTTCCAACGAGCACCTTTCTTTCCGATGCCAATTTTGATCGGTTTTTGGACGTCGATGACTCAAAATTCAGTTATCTTGGGTCTTCCGCCTTGCGCTCCGAGGACATAGCAAGTCTCCCGTACAACTTTGAGTCtgatgacgacggcgacgacaaaGAGGCTAGTGAGGAGTTCACTTGGGTCAGGTCTGGTGCGGTACCACCAGCGCGCGCCCTACAAGTGGCTCGGGTAATGAGAAAATTCTTCCGTAAACGCAGCCCTTTTGTgaatgaggacgaggaggtcgTCTTGGACTTTGGAGAGGACGATGACGGCATGTCGGTGGATTCAGAAACATACCGAGAGTATGAACAGGAGGAGCAAGAACGGAAAGCTCACCAAAGCATGCACGGGTCTACACAGCTCAGTGAAGTGCAGGCTGAGGAGGCCATAGAAGATGCTATCCAGAGACTTGAAGTCAGCTGGGAAAAGATCAAGAAGCCCAAATTTGAAAGACGTGCCTGGAAGATATGGCAAGACGCCCGGCGAAACCGTACCCGTCTAAGCCTCATTACCTTCGCGAAAAACCAGCTCAGAAGCCTCGAAGTCCGACTTGAAAATATGGAAAAAGAGCTTTTGATTCAAAAATGGTTTAAAGAGGACAAGATCGAGGCCAAGGTTGAAGGGTTTTTGGAGGAGAGTGTCTACGACAGAAAATACCAAACTTGGCTCCTTAACTTGCTCGAGAACCCTCATGAGCCGCCCAAGCCTTCGACGCTTCCCAGGCTAAAGCCGGAACccaagaaagagagagagacactCGCAAGCGACGAAGAACTCTTAACGAGCGAttctgaagaagaggaccAGTTTATCGAGGACGATCTTTCGCCAGTAGATCAGATGGTCATTGATCCAAAGGAAACTATTCCATCTATCCGACCTAGCACGCCTGTCCGCCCCTTGAACCCATCGACAGAAGAGAATTCAACAAACCAAATaccggaagaagaagcagaaaaagaagaagatactACTGCTCGACCCTCTGCGGTCGATGATGAGACAGGGACAGTGAATAAGGTTGAGCCAACAACACCTCAACGCATAATTCATACAATCCCAGCAGAACCTATCGAAATTTTGTCCTCACCATCCGACGTGGACCAGCTTGCCAACGTTCCTCCTCTCACTGATGTTGATACCATCGGCAAACTTGGAACGCAGTTCTGGGCAAAGCACAGGGACGGCGAACGGCTTGTGATTGCTGCTCTGTGGAGCTGGTCACCTTTGCGGCAGTCGGAGATTTTTGATACCATTCAAGATCGCGGAGACAAAGAGACATGGAAGGAGCATATTCAACCACTCATTGACCGAGCCGCTACCGGGATCTCTAGGATCGATGTCGACCCGGACTCGATCAGCCTCATTCTGGCCCTTTTGTTTCTCACATATTCTGACTTTAGCGAAGGACGACTCAAGATTAGATCGACTACCCTTCGTTGCGTTACCTGCCAAAAGCTCCACCGGGAATATCTGCGGTTTGGAGAGTTTTTCAACTTTTTGCAGAATTGCATTCGCTATTTTCGATCCGAGCCCAAATCACCCACTCCAATGGAGATGACCTCCGCTGAATCCCCGGAGGCAACTCAAGATATACCTATGGATATCACAAGCGAGTCTGAGCATATGGATACAGACTTGGAGGAGCTGTCCTCCCAGTTCCCTCTGTCATCTGCGAAGAAAGGCCGACGACCCAAACATGACGAAAAGGCCAAAAAGCTCCGAGTCGATTCCAAGGCATTGTTGAAACAAATGGACGAACGCCGTAAGCTGTTGCGGGCGAAACTTGCCGAAACTGGATCAGTACCGAGTGACAAGTCACGTCTCATCATCAACGAAACCAAAGAATCCGACGACCTTCCTTTGATCTACGTTCATGAGGAGATTGGAGGGAGAATTAAGGACCATCAGATAGACGGTGTCCGCTTCATGTGGGACCAGATCGTGGTTGAGTCAAACTCACGCCAGGGGTGCTTACTTGCCCACACCATGGGTTTAGGCAAGACGATGCAAGTTATCACCTTGCTGGTTGCCATTGCTGAGGCATCTCAATCCGACGACCCTCGGGTAGTTGCCCAGATCCCCAAGGACCTTCGGGTTGGTAGACCCTTGATTCTCTGCCCTTCTGGTTTGGTTGAAAATTGGATCGACGAAATCTGTAAATGGGCGCCAAAAGACATCTTGGGGACTATCACCAAGATTGACGCGTCGACGGTGCCACCCAGCGAGCGGGTTCTGCTCATCAAAGAATGGGCGCGGTCTCGAGGCGTACTAGTCATGGGCTACGAATTGTTCAGGTCTCTAGTCTCAGGAAACGAAGACAACGTGGCTGAACTGCTACACAGTTCTCCATCGATTGTGATCTGCGACGAGGCTCATCGGTTCAAGAATAAGACTTCCAAGTTGTACGCTGTAGTCCAAGACTTCCACACCATGAGCCGTATTGCCACGACGGGATCACCCTTGACCAGGAACGTAATGGATTACTATTCCATGATCAACTGGGTAGCTCCCAACTACCTGAGTGATGTGGGAGAGTTTAACCAGAAATACGCCGAACCTATCAGCTTGGGTCTACATGCCGACAGCACCGACGCGCAAAAGAGGCTCGCCAGAGAACGCCTGCAAATTCTCAAGGCCATTGTCGCGCCGAAGGTGAATAGGAAGGACATTCAAGTCCTGGTCGACGAGCTTCCGCAGAAAAGGGAGTTCATCCTCACCATCCAGATGACCAAGGTTCAGCGAGATGCTTACCAAGAATATCTGGAGACTGCACAGCGGAACAAGGGAAATGACCTTTATCGCACCGCCTGCGTTTGGGGTCTCATCGCCTCTCTAAAGCTGCTCTTGGCGCATCCCAAAATCTTCAGAAGCAAGATGGAGGAACGCTTAAGTACCAATCCAGCATTGGTCAAGGGCAAACAGCGGATAACAAACGATGAAGACCCAGAGAGCGATGAAGTTGATGAACCACTGGATTTGTCGCGGGACACGCTAAGGAATGTTCTCGCCAAGGTGTCGATCAGGGGCATCGACGACATTGTGCATTCTACCAAAGTCACTGTGCTCTTGCAAATCCTTAAGGAGTGCAAACAGATCGGCGACAAGGTACTTGTCTTTTCTCAAAGCATCCCAACCTTGAACTTTCTGCAGGATCTGTTCAAGCTGAAGAAGATCAATTACAGAAAATTAGATGGAAAGACACCGGTCAGTCAACGCCAGGCTGCTGTCAAGGAGTTCAATGCGGTTGATTCACTCGATGTCTATCTGATTTCTACCAgggctggtggtgttggtctCAACATTCCTGGGGCCAATCGCGTAGTCCTCTTTGACTTTGGCTTCACTCCCGCGGAAGAGCAGCAGGCTGTCGGTAGAGCATATCGGATTGGCCAAGAGAAGAAGGTGTTTGTTTATCATCTTAAGGTCGGCGGTACCTACGAGACCGCCATTCACAATCTGGCAATCTTCAAGAGGCAGTTATCGGAGCGGGTTGTGGATAAGAAGAAGCCAATCCCCACTTCAACCAGGATGAGAGAGTACTTCATTACACCCCCTGAGAACCTGGAGCAAAAGGATCTGTCAGCTGTGAAGGGCCTTGATCCAGCAGTCTTGGATAAGGTCCTTGCATCCGCCGAGTGCGGCAGTATCATCCGCGAAATCGATTCAACCGAGACTTTCGAAAGGGAGGAAGTGTATGAGTTCACTGCAGAGCAACACCGAGAGTTGAACAAGCAGATTGAGCTGGAAGAGCTTCGAATCAACAACCCTGAGGAGTACTACAAGCGGCAGATGCCAACAGGCTCGGGATTTGCGCTGCCATCCCTTCCACCCAATCTTG TGGCCGCGTTGAATCCCATTCTCGGAACCAATACGCACTACAAGGTGGCCGAAGCTGCGAGAAAGCCCGCTACCCTCAAAGCGCCTGAAATTATCCCCAAACCAAGGAAACCGGAGGATACTACCCCAAAACTTCTCGAGGCTCTCGGCGAAGTACATAGAAAGCTTCGGGATGAGGGTTATGACATGTCCATCCATCCGCAAGATCTGGTTATGCAGATCAATTCGGAATGTGATCGCCAGGATATGGCCGCAGGAACGCTCCCTAGAATGGATAAACTGCGAAGCTTGTGCAAAGCGGTCACAGAGAGTACCAGGTTTGGAGAGGCTTTGCTCGCAGGATACCTCACGCCGAATGAGGCAGTAGCTATGGGCATGGCTCAGATGAAGGCCAAGATCGCCGAATTTCAAACCATGACAGACGACTGCTTTAAACAAGAGTTGTGGGCGCGTCACAAAGCCAGC CACGCCTCGAAATCGACGGCCGACGTGACAGTCAAAACCGAGACAACAAAAATGCGACCACCTCTTGCGGAATCTGATGCTATAGACGGTATagcaagaagcagcagcaccagcacgaCCACCAAGGCCACTCCTAGCCGAACGTTGACGGAAGAGATCgaacggaagaagaagaagaagaagaaaaaggaggaaaggaaaaagcaCAAGAGGAGACTTCAACCGGGTGGCACGGCCGACATGCCCCTAGTGATTGATGACGACTGA